DNA from Candidatus Cloacimonas acidaminovorans str. Evry:
TATCGTTTTGGAACATATTTCTGCCATAGAAAAGCGTTTTTATATTCAGGAATATTATAAACGCAATGTATCTGATTTAGTATTTATTACTGATGACGATTTGCTTTCCTATTATAATCAAAATCTATCACAATTCTACCAATATCCTTATATCACTATTGATTATATCCAAGCCGAAAACGAAGATGCTGCAAAAAAGGCATTGGCAGAATTGAAAAAAGGTATCTCTTTTGCAACTGTCTCCGATACATATAACCAAAATAGTTATGCCAAGGGCTTAAAAGGCAGAATTAAAAATGTCCGTTTAAACGGTAATATTCCAGGTATTGGCAACGATATTGAATTGGAAAACATTATTCGCAATGCTCAAGTGGATACCCTTAACTTTATTGGTCCCGTAAAAACCGATTACGGTTGGCATATTTTAAGAATAGTGGACTGGATTGAAGGTTACCAAAAGGATTTTAACGAAGTTAAGCCCGAAATTGAACAGCGTGTTCGTCCTATGAAAGAACGAGAGCTGCTAAATGCTTTAACGGATAATCTGAAAATAAAGTATGCTGTAATTATAGACAGCGCTATCGTAAATACCATTAGCTTGGATCCTAATAAACGAAACAGTAATAAACCCATTCTGGATAATATCATCGTAAGTTCCAGCGAACCGAGGTTACAATATACTGTGCGTCAATTACTGCAGAATTTTGATAAACTTTCTCCTCAGGAACAGCTTTTTATAAATAAGGGTGGGGGAATTAATCTGCTAATAGAGCAAGAACTTACACAGGGTCTTATGTATCTGGAAGCTAAAGCTAATGGCTATGAAAAATATTTTTCCGAAAATGAAGATTATCTTCAAGCAAAAAGATCTTATGTCCTGCGCCGTGCCTTTGAAAAACTGGTTTCCGACACCATAGAAATTACAGACGAAGAAATTGCTGAACGCTATGAACGCGAAAAAGAAAGATTTTCCACTCCTGCATATAGAACTATTGAAGTGCTCTTCTTTGATAATAAAAAAGATGCCAATACTGCCTGGAAAAAATACAGCAAAGCATACAAGAAACATAATGAACAAAAAATGCAGGAAATTATTAAAAAATATTCTCTTAAACCGGAAAATGCCATTTTGGATCATCAATACAATAATGGAATTATTACCGGATTTGGACAGGATGCCGAATTCTCCAGTCAAATTTGGAATAATCCGGTTGGTTATTTAAGCCCTGTTTTTACTTCCGCCAGAGGAGATATTGTTTTCTTCCGCACTCTGAAAGAAACACCCAGTTCTTATAAAAGCAAAGAAGAAACAGAAACCCAATTACGAAGAATGATAAAATCCGAAAAAGAAAAAGCAAAAATGGAAGAAGTTACGGAAAACCTCTTTGTGGAATTCAATATGAAAAAATATCCCGAACGCATCACCCTTACTATGACTGCTGAAGAACTTTTCAACTATGCCGATAATGCTGCCAGACAACGCAATTTCAAAGATGCTATTATGTATTATGACCAAATTATTAATAATTACAAAAATAACTCCGATGACTATAAAGCTTCCTTTATGAAGGCATTCCTAATTGCCGAAGAAATGAAACAAAAAGACCTGGCTCTGCAACTTTTTAAGGAATTTCTCCAAAAATACCCTACCGGTGACCTTAATGATTCCGCACAATTTATGATTGACAGCTTAGAAGGAAGAGTTCCGGAGGATTTT
Protein-coding regions in this window:
- a CDS encoding peptidyl-prolyl cis-trans isomerase, whose product is MFRHLHFYLGIVLMLVSIFLTAENVPVTLSKNNSNNDSDILAEYNGGVITRKDIELKISKLPPQYQSRYKTVGGQMEVLNAIAAEEVFYQKARQMGLENDPIVLEHISAIEKRFYIQEYYKRNVSDLVFITDDDLLSYYNQNLSQFYQYPYITIDYIQAENEDAAKKALAELKKGISFATVSDTYNQNSYAKGLKGRIKNVRLNGNIPGIGNDIELENIIRNAQVDTLNFIGPVKTDYGWHILRIVDWIEGYQKDFNEVKPEIEQRVRPMKERELLNALTDNLKIKYAVIIDSAIVNTISLDPNKRNSNKPILDNIIVSSSEPRLQYTVRQLLQNFDKLSPQEQLFINKGGGINLLIEQELTQGLMYLEAKANGYEKYFSENEDYLQAKRSYVLRRAFEKLVSDTIEITDEEIAERYEREKERFSTPAYRTIEVLFFDNKKDANTAWKKYSKAYKKHNEQKMQEIIKKYSLKPENAILDHQYNNGIITGFGQDAEFSSQIWNNPVGYLSPVFTSARGDIVFFRTLKETPSSYKSKEETETQLRRMIKSEKEKAKMEEVTENLFVEFNMKKYPERITLTMTAEELFNYADNAARQRNFKDAIMYYDQIINNYKNNSDDYKASFMKAFLIAEEMKQKDLALQLFKEFLQKYPTGDLNDSAQFMIDSLEGRVPEDFEPLRED